A stretch of DNA from Pseudodesulfovibrio sp. JC047:
TAAACCATCGACCAAGGAAGAAATTCGGATACAGGACAACCTGGGAAATCATTGAGGAGCAGGGACTTGCCGGGGTGTTAAGTTTGGTTTGACAATTTGCCACATCGTTAACGGGTTGGCAAAATTCGTCGGCGGCTTCGCCCAGAGCGGCTTTGAGACGTCCAACTTGATCAACCGAGTTGTCCAGAGCTTCGGGCAGGTCTCTGGCGAGTGTGCCGGAAGCGTCCTTGATGGTGGCGGACATGGTCCGCGCACTGGTCAAAGCGTCACCGGCTAACAAGGTCGCAAGCCCCTTGCGGGTGTCGAGATCGGCTTCACCGAACGCAGCCTGGATGAACCTGTCTCGCTGGAGGTCGGAGGTTAATGTCTTGTACTTGGCCGCAATGTCGTCGAGAACGTCAAAAACAGCCCTTTTTTCGTCATTGCCATCATAAAAACTAACCTTGGTAACCTTTTCTGCTTTATTAAGATAATTCTGGTTGGTAAACAGACGCAAAGTGGAATCAGCCAACGTTGCGAGCCGCTCAGGATTCAATTCATTTTGAGAGAGCTGCTCAATGAAACCAAGATAGGAATCAAAATCTAGTCCAGCCCGTTTCGCGTTGATGCCAGTGCGGGAAACGATGCTTGCCAAATCCTCCAACTCGGCATTGCCCAAGCGTCCAGCCACGGTCATCTTATCAAGCAGATCGGCAGAGACCTCCACTTTTGTCAGGTCAAAATCAAAGGCCTTGGCGGCAACCGTCAGTCCTCCGGAAAGGACTTTTGACTGTGCGTCTGTGACACCCATCGCCCTATTGACGTTATAGATGGTGGCGAGGGCTGCGTCCCAACTAAGACCGGACTGAACCAAATTGTTGAAGCCTATGAGCAAATCATCAACGGTCTTGCCGGTCTGAATGGACATGAGATGCAACTCACGGCGAAGAATGCCCGCTGCTTTGGTTGTTGATCCGGCCATTTGTTTGACCTGGATCAAACTCTTGTCCAGCGAGGCCGATTTCTTGATCTCCTGATAGCTCTTGTAAGCCGCTCCCATGCCGCCAATGGCGGTGACGTATTTATTGCCTATCGCATCAAGACCACGCCCGACGGCCAGTGTGGACCGACGCAACATCTGCATGCTGCGCGATCCACGCTTGGCCATATTGGTAATGGCGTTGGAGTAACTCCTGGATTTACTCTGAAGGTTGCCCGCCAGATCCAGGATAACGGATGTTCGCAAGTTGCTCATGATGTCCCAAGGTGTTGAAAGTATCTGATCATTCGTCGAAGGGGCAGCCCGTGCAGTTCCGCTTCGGACCATCCCGTCATTCTGGCCAAACGCAGGACCAGCCGCTCAATGTCAGCCGTCCTGCTCGCCAGTTCGCCCCCGCATCGCCGTCCGAGCTTTCAGGGCTTCGGCTTCCGTGGCCGCATCCATGGCGTCGGCCTTGAGTTGCACCTGATTCAAGTCATAGACCGACAGGCGCTTGAGCGTGACCAAATCAACGGGGCCGTCCACGTCACCAATTTTGACAACCTGGCGGCGTAACACACCCATGCCGACCAGCGTGGGGCTGGCAACGAGCTGGGGGCCGTCAGCGGTCATGACCAGCTTTTCGGATTCTTCTTGGGCTTCGATGACATCACCGCCAGTGGCCTCGCGCAACACGATTTCGTGGCATTCATTTTTGCCGATCGTGACGGGCGTTGTCAGAGGTATGGTTTCAATGAGGGGCATTAATCCTCCTCGCAGGTGATGGCGGACATCTTGACCGGGCATTCGCCGCCTTTGGTCTTGAGCTTCAGGGGGTCAAGCACGAAGGCACCGGTCAGAACCCACCGTGCACCGGAATCCGTTTCAAAGATCACGGTGGCGTTGTCGATGGCCTGAATTTCGGCCAGGGATGTTTCCCTGGTGTGATAGATGGTGCATTCCATTTCCGGCTCGACTGTGGTTTCGGTGAAACCATGGACCTTGCCAGCCCCCTTGACCGGCTCGCGTTTAACGCCACCTGGTTGCAGAGACGCATCATCGGCCGTTTTGTACTCGCGTCCGTCAAAGCGAATGATCGCCTTGCCTGTTACTTGATTGGGATTGTTGGACATTGTTTTCTCCTACAGAATGTACTGAATCTGCTCGGCGAGGATGCGGAGCTGGTTGATAAGATCAGGCGGACTCAGGACGTTGACGCGGTTGCGATCGTCAGCATCACGCTCGACGATCAGCTCCTTCTTGTACTGGTCGAAATTCTCCACCAGTCCCTTTGTTTCAAGCTCGCGGAACAGGGCGAGCAACTCCGCCCGAATGATGGACGGGGTGACGATCGCCTGACCAGGGCCGAAACGGGTTCCGTCATCGGCCAGCTTATGCCGCGGAAACTTCTGCGTGATCCGTGCGCGAGTGGCATACCGGATGTAGCTGAGGGTCGCCGGTGTGGTGACGTCCAAATAGCTCGGGTCGGGCAGGCCATAGGCATTCTTTTGATATGTCGTAATGGCGCGCTCGATGCGGACAAGACCGCCGGAGTCGACGGTAAAGGTGGACAAGCCGTCATACAGCAGGAGGTTGCGTTCTTCCATGGTCCAGCGCTCGCCCTGGGTCGGGGGCATTATGCCCGGCAAAACCAGCGTCTGGAGCGGCCGGGCCGGATCAATGGACAAAGAGCCGGACGCGACAACGCCATAAACGGCGGCCCATATCCACGGCGGCGTGGGAGACGCACCGGTGGGCATCGTGGTTCCCAGATGACCATTACGAGCATCGCCCCAGGTCGCGGATTCC
This window harbors:
- a CDS encoding phage tail tube protein: MSNNPNQVTGKAIIRFDGREYKTADDASLQPGGVKREPVKGAGKVHGFTETTVEPEMECTIYHTRETSLAEIQAIDNATVIFETDSGARWVLTGAFVLDPLKLKTKGGECPVKMSAITCEED
- a CDS encoding phage tail assembly protein, encoding MPLIETIPLTTPVTIGKNECHEIVLREATGGDVIEAQEESEKLVMTADGPQLVASPTLVGMGVLRRQVVKIGDVDGPVDLVTLKRLSVYDLNQVQLKADAMDAATEAEALKARTAMRGRTGEQDG
- a CDS encoding phage tail tape measure protein: MSNLRTSVILDLAGNLQSKSRSYSNAITNMAKRGSRSMQMLRRSTLAVGRGLDAIGNKYVTAIGGMGAAYKSYQEIKKSASLDKSLIQVKQMAGSTTKAAGILRRELHLMSIQTGKTVDDLLIGFNNLVQSGLSWDAALATIYNVNRAMGVTDAQSKVLSGGLTVAAKAFDFDLTKVEVSADLLDKMTVAGRLGNAELEDLASIVSRTGINAKRAGLDFDSYLGFIEQLSQNELNPERLATLADSTLRLFTNQNYLNKAEKVTKVSFYDGNDEKRAVFDVLDDIAAKYKTLTSDLQRDRFIQAAFGEADLDTRKGLATLLAGDALTSARTMSATIKDASGTLARDLPEALDNSVDQVGRLKAALGEAADEFCQPVNDVANCQTKLNTPASPCSSMISQVVLYPNFFLGRWF